A stretch of DNA from Actinomycetes bacterium:
GACCAGGGCGCCGGCCAGGGGCGCCAGCGCGACCTGGGAGATGACCGCGGCCGACCACAGGCCCGAGTTGGCGGCCACCAGCTCGTCGTCGTCCACGATGCTCGGCAGCACCGGGCTGGCGGCCGGGTTGAAGAACACCCGCCCGCGGCCAGCCCGAACGCCACCGCATAGACCGCGGCCAGGTGCTGGTCGACCAGTGGCAGCAGCCCGGCCAGGGCCATGCGCCACAGGTCGGCAGCGAGCATCACCCGGATCCGTGGGAGTCGGTCGATGACCGCGCCAGCCAGCGGGGCCAACAGCAGCACCGGGGCGATCTCGGCGATGACGGCGCCGGTCACGCCCAGCCCTGAGCCGGTCAGCCGGAACACCAGCACCACCAGGGCGACAGAATTGAAGGTGTCGCCCCAGCGAGAGACCGTCTGGGCGGCGAACAGGCGTCGGTAGGCGGGCCTGGCCAGCACCGCCCCCAGCCCCGGCCGCCTGGCAGTTGTCATGGCGATATGGTGCCGAGTGTGGGCTGCGGGAGCAGCTGGCTGCTGCTGTTTGCTCGTCGTCCCCCTTGTCGGTTCCTATCGGCGCAGACCACACGCGCCAGGAGGCTGGCGATGCTTGACCGTCGAGCGGAGATCGTCAAGACCCTGCGGGCCACCCCGGTAGTGCTCCGAACGCTTGTCGCCGGGGTCGAGGACGCCCGGGTGCGCCGGCGGCCCACCGAGGGCGAGTGGGCCATTATCGAGGTCGTCGCCCACCTGGCCGACACCGAGGAACGGGCGCTGGCCCGGGTGCGCCGCATGCTGGACGAGGACACCCCGTTCTTGGAGCCGTTCGACCAGGAGGCCCTGGCCAACCAGCGCCACTACCTCGACCTTGACCTCACGGGGGAGCTGACTCGCTTGGAGCAGCTCCGCCGCCACCACCTGGCCGTGCTGGAAGGGCTGGACGCGTCGGGTTGGGAGCGCACCGGTCGGCATGGGGAGCACGGCGAGTTGTCGGTGGAGCTGTACGAGACCCACGTCGCCGCTGAGGAGGTCGACCACCTGGCCCAGATCGCCAGGCTCCTATAGGCCGCTGCCAAGAAGCGCCAAGGGTCGACGGATGCAGTCGGGTCTACTACTTGCCCCGAGGTCTTGAATCAAACTATGTTGATCTAGATGGCTACCACGATCACACCCACCGCCCTGCCCGCCGGCCCCGAGGTGCTCCCGGTCGAGCTCGCTCGGGCGCTGGGCGACCCGTTGCGCTGGCGGATCGTGGAGCTGCTGGCCACCGAGCAGCTGTGTGTCGCCCACCTGGCCGAGGAGCTGGGTGTCGCCCAGCCGCTGGTCAGCCACCACCTCAAGGTCCTACGCGAGGCGGGGCTGGTCGAGCCCGACCGCTACCGCTACTGGACCTACTATCGGGTCCGGCCCGGCGCCCTGGTCCGCCTGGCCGCCACCCTCGGCCTCGTCGCCCGCTCGGCCCCGAGCGGAACCGCGTGTCGACGCCGTATCCCCGGCACCGACCCTGCTCCGTCGACTCCTGCCCGGCCACCGGCCCGCCGGGCTGCGGGGACGCCTGCCCGATCTACCCGGGCAAGCGCTATGAGGACTGGGAGCTGGACGACCCGGCCGGTCAGCCCGTGGAGGCGGTCCGCCGCATCCGCGACGAGATCGACGGCCGCGTCCAGCAGCTGCTGGCCGAGCTGGTCGTGGCCAGCGCCTGACACCCACCCACCGGCAGATGATCGAGGGAAGGGACGAGGGTTGCGGCTGCTGGTGATCGGGGGCAGCGACGCCGGGATCAGCGCCGGGCTGCGGGCCCGCGAGCTCGACCCCACTGTCGAGGTCAGCTTGCTGGTCGCCGACGCCTACCCCAACTTCTCCATCTGCGGGCTCCCCTACTACCTGTCCGGCGACGTGGCGGACTGGCGGTCGTTGGCCCACCGCACCAGCGCCGACCTCGAGGCGGCCGGGCTGCGGCTGCTGCTTGACTACACCGCCCAAGCGATCGATCCGGCCGCCAAGCAGGTCAGCGTCACCGACCCGGCCGGCACTGAGCGCCAGCTGGGCTATGACCGGCTGGTCATCGCCACCGGCGCGGTCCCGGTCCGCCTCCCGATCGACGGGCTGGACCTGCCCGGGGTGCATGTACTGCACACCATGGGCGACACCTTCGCCCTCCACAAGGCTGTCGACGCCGGCGTCCGCTCCGTGGTCATTGTCGGGGGTGGCTACATCGGCCTGTGGAGACCGGCGTCCGCGGGGCGCTGCGGGTGGACCGGCATATGCGCACCAACCTGGCTGATCTGCTGGCCGCTGGCGACTGTGTCGAGACCTGGCATCGGCTGCTTGAGCGGCCCACGTATCTGCCGCTTGGCACCACCGCCCACAAGCAAGGCCGCGTCGCCGGCGAGACCGCCGTCGGGGGCGATGCCAGCTTCGCCGGCTCGCTGAGCACCCAGGTGGTCAAGGTGTTCGACCTGGCCGTGGCCCGCACCGGCCTGCGCGATGCCGAGGCGTCCGCGGCCGGCCTCGACCCGGTGACGGTCGGCTCGGTCAAGTTCGACCACAAGGCCTACTACCCGGGCGCCC
This window harbors:
- a CDS encoding DinB family protein; translated protein: MLDRRAEIVKTLRATPVVLRTLVAGVEDARVRRRPTEGEWAIIEVVAHLADTEERALARVRRMLDEDTPFLEPFDQEALANQRHYLDLDLTGELTRLEQLRRHHLAVLEGLDASGWERTGRHGEHGELSVELYETHVAAEEVDHLAQIARLL